In one Streptomyces venezuelae genomic region, the following are encoded:
- a CDS encoding ABC transporter ATP-binding protein, translating to MSLTLTDITLTYPDGDARLTALDRVSLDVPKGSLTAVLGPSGSGKSSLLAVAATLVAPDAGTVTVDGTPTTGLSRRELTALRRHRIGIVFQQPNLLPSLTAAEQLQVMAEIDGRRARTARNRAAELLDAVGLADRADRRPHQLSGGERQRVNIARALMNGPTVLLVDEPTSALDHERGATVIDLIARLTRERATATVLVTHDRTHLTAADRVAEVRDGRLSAARTESVAICHAGG from the coding sequence ATGAGCCTCACCCTGACCGACATCACCCTCACCTACCCCGACGGCGACGCCCGTCTCACCGCCCTCGACCGCGTCTCCCTCGACGTGCCGAAGGGCAGCCTGACCGCCGTCCTCGGCCCCTCCGGTTCCGGCAAGTCCAGCCTCCTCGCGGTCGCCGCCACGCTCGTCGCGCCCGACGCCGGCACCGTCACCGTCGACGGTACGCCCACCACCGGTCTGTCACGCCGCGAGCTCACCGCGCTGCGCCGCCACAGGATCGGCATCGTCTTCCAGCAGCCGAACCTGCTGCCCTCCCTCACGGCCGCCGAGCAGTTGCAGGTGATGGCGGAGATCGACGGCCGCAGGGCACGTACCGCACGGAACCGGGCCGCGGAGCTGCTCGACGCCGTCGGACTCGCCGACCGGGCGGACCGCCGCCCGCACCAGCTCTCCGGCGGCGAGCGCCAGCGCGTCAACATCGCCCGCGCCCTGATGAACGGCCCCACCGTGCTCCTGGTCGACGAGCCGACGAGCGCCCTCGACCACGAACGCGGCGCCACCGTCATCGACCTGATCGCCCGCCTCACCCGCGAACGCGCCACCGCGACCGTCCTGGTGACACACGACCGCACGCACCTCACCGCGGCCGACCGGGTCGCGGAGGTCCGCGACGGGCGTCTCTCGGCGGCAAGGACGGAATCGGTGGCCATTTGTCACGCGGGTGGCTAG
- the gyrB gene encoding DNA topoisomerase (ATP-hydrolyzing) subunit B has protein sequence MTTYDDTRLAADSYDANAITVLDGLDAVRKRPGMYIGSTGERGLHHLVQELVDNSVDEALAGVADRIDVTILADGGVRVVDNGRGIPVGMHPVEKRPAVEVVLTVLHAGGKFGGGGYAVSGGLHGVGLSVVNALSTRLSAEIWADGHRWTQEYRDGVPVSPLARHETTPRTGTSLTFWADGAIFETTTYSFETLARRFQEMAFLNRGLTLTLTDERPSASATAAADGAGPAPAAKTVSYRYDGGITDFVAHLNARKGEPVHPSVVTLAAEDPERLLSVEVALQWNGQYTDSVYSYANAIHTHEGGTHEEGFRTALTTVVNRYARERKLLREKDANLSGEDIREGLTAIISVKLGEPQFEGQTKTKLGNSEARTFVQKVVHEHLTDWFDRNPNDSADIVRKAVQAATARVAARKARDLTRRKGLLETAALPGKLSDCQSNDPALSEIFIVEGDSAGGSAKSGRNPRYQAILPIRGKILNVEKARIDKILHNQEIQAIISAFGTGVHEDFDLAKLRYHKIILMADADVDGQHINTLLLTFLFRFMRPLIEDGHVYLSRPPLYKVKWSRDHVEYAYSDRERDVLLEQGRQAGRRVKDDSIQRFKGLGEMNAEELRVTTMDPEHRVLGQVTLDDAAVADDLFSVLMGEDVDARRHFIQRNAKDVRFLDI, from the coding sequence GTGACCACTTACGACGACACTCGCCTCGCCGCCGACTCGTACGACGCCAACGCGATCACCGTTCTCGACGGCCTGGACGCCGTGCGCAAGCGTCCCGGGATGTACATCGGCTCCACGGGCGAGCGGGGGCTGCACCACCTGGTGCAGGAGCTCGTGGACAACTCCGTGGACGAGGCGCTCGCGGGGGTGGCCGACCGCATCGACGTGACGATCCTGGCCGACGGCGGCGTGCGGGTCGTCGACAACGGCCGCGGCATCCCGGTGGGCATGCATCCGGTGGAGAAGCGCCCGGCCGTCGAGGTCGTGCTGACCGTGCTGCACGCGGGCGGCAAGTTCGGGGGCGGCGGATACGCGGTCTCCGGCGGTCTGCACGGAGTGGGTCTGTCCGTGGTCAACGCGCTGTCGACCCGGCTGTCGGCGGAGATCTGGGCGGACGGGCACCGGTGGACGCAGGAGTACAGGGACGGTGTTCCCGTCTCCCCGCTGGCCCGCCACGAGACCACTCCGAGGACCGGCACCTCGCTGACCTTCTGGGCGGACGGCGCCATCTTCGAGACCACCACGTACTCTTTCGAGACGCTGGCCAGGCGCTTCCAGGAGATGGCCTTCCTCAACCGCGGTCTCACCCTGACCCTCACCGACGAGCGGCCCTCCGCGTCGGCCACGGCGGCGGCCGACGGCGCCGGCCCGGCGCCGGCCGCGAAGACCGTCTCGTACCGCTACGACGGCGGCATCACCGACTTCGTCGCCCACCTCAACGCCCGCAAGGGCGAGCCGGTCCATCCGTCGGTCGTCACCCTGGCCGCCGAGGACCCGGAACGGCTGCTGTCGGTCGAGGTCGCGCTGCAGTGGAACGGCCAGTACACCGACAGCGTGTACTCGTACGCCAACGCCATCCACACCCACGAGGGCGGCACCCACGAGGAGGGCTTCCGCACGGCCCTCACCACCGTGGTCAACCGCTATGCGCGGGAGAGGAAGCTGCTGCGGGAGAAGGACGCCAACCTCTCCGGCGAGGACATCCGCGAGGGCCTGACCGCGATCATCTCGGTCAAGCTCGGCGAGCCGCAGTTCGAGGGCCAGACCAAGACCAAGCTGGGCAACTCCGAGGCACGCACCTTCGTGCAGAAGGTCGTCCACGAGCATCTGACGGACTGGTTCGACCGGAACCCGAACGACTCCGCGGACATCGTGCGCAAGGCGGTCCAGGCGGCGACGGCCCGGGTCGCGGCCCGCAAGGCGCGCGACCTGACCCGCCGCAAGGGACTCCTCGAAACGGCGGCGCTGCCGGGCAAGTTGTCCGACTGCCAGTCGAACGACCCGGCGCTGTCGGAGATCTTCATCGTCGAGGGGGACTCCGCCGGGGGCTCCGCCAAGTCCGGCCGCAACCCGCGGTACCAGGCGATCCTGCCGATCCGCGGCAAGATCCTCAACGTGGAGAAGGCGCGGATCGACAAGATCCTGCACAACCAGGAGATCCAGGCGATCATCTCCGCGTTCGGCACGGGCGTGCACGAGGACTTCGACCTCGCCAAGCTCCGCTATCACAAGATCATTCTGATGGCGGACGCCGACGTCGACGGCCAGCACATCAACACCCTGCTGCTGACCTTCCTGTTCCGCTTCATGCGCCCGCTGATCGAGGACGGGCACGTCTACCTCTCCCGTCCGCCGCTGTACAAGGTCAAGTGGAGCCGGGACCACGTCGAGTACGCCTACTCCGACCGCGAACGCGATGTGCTCCTCGAGCAGGGGCGGCAGGCCGGCCGCCGGGTCAAGGACGACTCCATCCAGCGGTTCAAGGGTCTGGGCGAGATGAACGCCGAGGAGTTGCGCGTCACCACCATGGACCCCGAGCACCGGGTCCTGGGACAGGTCACCCTGGACGACGCGGCCGTCGCGGACGACCTCTTCTCCGTCCTGATGGGCGAGGACGTCGACGCACGCAGGCACTTCATCCAGCGCAACGCCAAGGACGTCCGGTTCCTCGACATCTGA